In Argiope bruennichi chromosome 4, qqArgBrue1.1, whole genome shotgun sequence, a single window of DNA contains:
- the LOC129965697 gene encoding uncharacterized protein LOC129965697 has translation MLGPLTTKELQLAKLTLVNFVQVIAFNCEMKALEKGENVHKSQVSCLKPFLDPNGVLRVGGRLSNSDLSYDKKFPILLPKNHKFTLLVMQYIHLKYLHVGGQTFLYLVRREYWPLFGRNTARKIIHECVICAKNKPRTVTQIMGNLPTNRVKPSYSFTHVGIDFCGPFYIKYKGQRKVNYQKCYVAVFICFSTKAIHLEIVTDLTSEAMIATLKRFFSRRGVSSSICSDNATNFNGANSDLKRLQNMIGRLPEPLANYLITEQVTWKFIPPRSPNFDGLWEVGVKSFKHHLKRVVGNARLTMEQFLTIVIQIEGILNSRPLTPLSSDPNNFEILTPGHFLIGRT, from the coding sequence ATGTTAGGTCCTTTAACCACCAAGGAACTGCAGTTGGCCAAGTTAACTTTAGTCAATTTTGTTCAGGTAATTGCCTTTAATTGTGAAATGAAAGCTCTCGAAAAAGGTGAAAATGTTCATAAGAGTCAAGTAAGTTGCTTGAAACCATTTCTAGACCCAAACGGTGTCTTACGTGTTGGAGGAAGATTAAGTAATTCTGATTTGTCATATGATAAAAAGTTTCCCATATTACTTCCAAAGAATCACAAATTCACTTTGTTAGTTATGCAATATAttcatcttaaatatttacatgttggcggacaaacatttttgtatttggtAAGACGGGAGTATTGGCCATTATTTGGCAGAAATACAGCCAGAAAAATTATTCACGAGTGTGTCATTTGTGCTAAAAATAAACCTAGAACTGTAACCCAAATTATGGGAAATCTCCCAACCAATAGAGTTAAACCTAGTTATTCTTTTACTCATGTTGGGATAGACTTTTGTGgacctttttatattaaatacaaggGTCAGAGGAAAGtcaattatcaaaaatgttatgtggctgttttcatttgcttttctACTAAAGCAATCCACTTGGAAATAGTCACTGACTTAACTTCAGAGGCAATGATTGCCACTTTAAAGCGCTTTTTTAGCAGAAGAGGTGTTAGTTCCTCTATCTGTTCTGAtaatgcaacaaattttaatgGGGCCAATTCAGATTTGAAACGTTTGCAAAATATGATTGGTAGACTCCCAGAGCCACTAGCTAATTACTTAATAACTGAACAAGTgacatggaaatttattccacCAAGGTCACCTAACTTCGATGGCTTATGGGAGGTGGGTGTTAAATCTTTCAAACACCATTTAAAGAGAGTTGTTGGTAATGCGCGTTTAACAATGGAACAGTTTTTGACTATTGTTATTCAAATTGAAGGTATTCTAAACAGTCGCCCACTGACACCTTTGTCATCAGatccaaacaattttgaaattttgacccCAGGCCATTTTTTAATCGGCCGTACCTGA
- the LOC129966108 gene encoding dehydrogenase/reductase SDR family member 9-like → MSQVPLVQYAWRLIYFPAAALFFSSAALISIIVDLIKKLILKNKVLPHGRAVFVTGCDSGFGNALAKRLDSKGFHVFATCLFPTGPGATELKASCSNRLHVLYMDVTKDESVEKALEYVKAYLGSSELWAIVNNAGIFKGFSMEMSTLDDFKDVFDVNLMGVVRVTKAFLPLLKKSKGRIVNVTSLGGKIPFPFLAAYSSSKYAAVGLTDCLRHEVGMQGITVVSIEPEFFYTPMLYVSALGQLNSMGSQGSSFEDDHDDFKKSFKDLSNVATSFACLDTSIVVDDLEAAVSLVHPDHTYKPRRHALLRFSCFCYEKMPISFQILSIKSILFIFFSESKTLKNIVMKILSIKRK, encoded by the exons ATGTCTCAGGTTCCTCTTGTACAATACGCCTGGAGGCTTATTTATTTCCCAGCAGcggctttatttttttcatcagctGCTCTAATATCAATAattgttgatttaattaaaaagctaattttgaaaaataaagtccTACCTCACGGTAGAGCTGTCTTCGTTACAG GTTGCGACTCTGGATTCGGAAACGCACTTGCCAAACGTCTAGATTCGAAGGGATTTCACGTATTCGCAACATGTTTATTCCCCACCGGTCCTGGGGCTACAGAACTGAAAGCAAGTTGCTCTAATCGTCTGCATGTGTTGTACATGGACGTTACAAAAGACGAGAGCGTGGAAAAAGCTTTGGAATACGTGAAAGCATATCTTGGGTCCTCCG AATTATGGGCCATTGTCAACAATGCCGGAATTTTCAAAGGATTTTCTATGGAGATGTCTACGCTGGACGATTTTAAAGATGTGTTCGATGTCAACCTGATGGGGGTGGTGAGAGTCACCAAAGCATTTCTCCCCCTTCTCAAGAAATCAAAGGGAAGGATTGTGAACGTTACGAGCCTTGGCG GAAAAATTCCTTTCCCTTTTTTAGCAGCCTACTCATCTAGTAAATATGCTGCGGTTGGTCTCACGGACTGTTTGAGGCATGAAGTCGGTATGCAAGGGATTACTGTGGTGTCCATTGAACcagaattttttta caCCCCAATGCTATATGTAAGTGCTCTAGGGCAGCTGAATTCGATGGGAAGCCAAGGCAGTTCATTTGAAGATGACCACGACGacttcaaaaaatcattcaaagatcTTTCCAACGTCGCCACTTCTTTTGCATGTCTTGACACAAGCATTGTTGTTGATGACTTGGAAGCAGCAGTCAGTTTAGTACACCCAGATCATACCTATAAGCCAAGAAGGCATGCACTCCTTCGCTTCTCATGTTTCTGTTACGAAAAGATGCCAATAAGTTTTCAAATCTTATCAATTAAAAgcatcctttttattttcttctcagaatctaaaacacttaaaaatatagtgatgaaaatattatctataaaacGAAAATAA